A region from the Triticum aestivum cultivar Chinese Spring chromosome 3D, IWGSC CS RefSeq v2.1, whole genome shotgun sequence genome encodes:
- the LOC123075025 gene encoding uncharacterized protein, with translation MDDAGLVLAAALTGAIFVVLLVLLVVVLVRRRWLDREGVASGRGFVLFGVCCQDGTQGRFVRTTSLARSRQRAARGGEEADDEPGEGELERWKKMFGGPTRCLSTIEEATEKGTSTVATPAFCSPAASPDRRDARAVQTASAGVLKS, from the coding sequence ATGGACGACGCCGGCCTGGTGCTCGCCGCCGCGTTGACAGGCGCAATCTTCGTCGTGTTGCTCGTCCTGCTCGTCGTCGTCCTTGTCCGGAGGCGGTGGCTCGACCGCGAGGGCGTGGCGTCCGGCCGCGGCTTCGTCCTGTTCGGCGTCTGTTGCCAGGACGGCACCCAGGGCCGGTTCGTCCGGACGACGTCCCTGGCCAGGAGCCGGCAGCGGGCGGCccgcggcggcgaggaggcggatgACGAGCCGGGCGAGGGCGAGCTCGAGAGGTGGAAGAAGATGTTCGGTGGGCCCACCAGGTGCCTGTCCACGATAGAGGAGGCCACGGAGAAGGGCACGTCGACGGTGGCAACGCCGGCCTTCTGCTCGCCGGCAGCGTCGCCCGACCGAAGAGACGCCAGGGCTGTGCAGACGGCGTCTGCCGGTGTGCTCAAAAGTTGA